A region of Natribaculum luteum DNA encodes the following proteins:
- the ligA gene encoding NAD-dependent DNA ligase LigA — MSVADEENPYLRDPPTDFEPVDELTEEKARDQVDLLREAIREHDRRYYVENDPVIADRTYDALFFRLQDLEEAFDLAHPDSPTRRVGGEPIEEFETAEHVAPMLSIDASGEAADVREFDRRVREEIGDVRYVCEPKFDGVSMEFVYEDGSLERAVTRGDGREGDDVTQNARTIGSVPGKLHDDPPEFFAVRGEVYMPKDAFQAYNRERVERGEEPFANPRNATAGTIRQLDPSVVAERPLEVFFFDVLDASDLEDTHWAELETLPTYGLRTNDRVERVDDVEAAIDYRDRMLEARDDLPYEIDGVVIKVDDREAREELGCTARHDRWAYAYKFPARSEVTTIADVALQVGRTGRVTPVALLEPVDVGGVTVSRASLHNPEEIAEKNVDVGDTVRVQRAGDVIPYVEEVVEKGSDSHYELPDACPVCDSPIEREGPIAYCTGGLTCDAQRRRSIEYYASDDGLDLEGLGEKSVRQLVDAGLVEHVSDLYDLEREDLVALEGWGETSAENLLSELEDGREPPLADFLSALGIPHVGPTTARELAREFGSFEAVREAAEREPERLERVDDVGETVARAIHDFFESEGNAAVVDDLLEHVSPQQTETKGREELEELTFVFTGSLSTMTREEAQELVETHGGDATSSVSGNTDYLVVGENPGTRKREDADEHDVPVVDEDEFRSLLAERGIDVD, encoded by the coding sequence ATGTCAGTCGCCGACGAAGAGAATCCGTACCTCCGGGATCCGCCGACCGACTTCGAGCCGGTCGACGAACTCACCGAGGAGAAAGCCCGCGACCAGGTCGACCTGCTTCGCGAAGCGATCCGCGAACACGACCGCCGCTACTACGTCGAGAACGATCCGGTCATCGCCGATCGAACCTACGACGCCCTCTTCTTCCGCCTGCAGGACCTCGAGGAGGCGTTCGACCTCGCCCACCCCGACAGCCCCACCCGGCGGGTCGGCGGCGAGCCGATCGAGGAGTTCGAGACGGCCGAACACGTCGCACCGATGCTCTCGATCGACGCGAGCGGCGAGGCCGCGGACGTCCGGGAGTTCGACCGTCGTGTGCGCGAGGAGATCGGCGACGTCCGGTACGTCTGCGAGCCAAAGTTCGACGGCGTCTCGATGGAGTTCGTCTACGAGGACGGCAGCCTCGAGCGTGCCGTGACCCGCGGCGACGGCCGGGAGGGCGACGACGTGACGCAGAACGCGCGCACGATCGGTTCCGTTCCGGGGAAACTGCACGACGACCCGCCGGAGTTCTTCGCCGTCCGCGGCGAGGTCTACATGCCCAAAGACGCCTTCCAGGCGTACAACCGCGAGCGGGTCGAACGCGGCGAGGAGCCCTTCGCAAACCCCCGGAACGCGACCGCGGGGACGATCCGCCAGCTCGATCCCTCGGTCGTCGCCGAACGACCGCTCGAGGTCTTCTTCTTCGACGTGCTCGACGCGAGCGACCTCGAGGACACCCACTGGGCGGAACTCGAAACCTTGCCGACGTACGGCCTGCGGACGAACGATCGGGTCGAACGAGTCGACGACGTCGAGGCGGCGATCGACTACCGTGATCGCATGCTCGAGGCTCGCGACGACCTGCCCTACGAGATCGACGGTGTCGTGATCAAAGTCGACGACCGCGAGGCTCGCGAGGAGCTCGGGTGCACGGCGCGACACGACCGCTGGGCGTACGCCTACAAGTTCCCCGCCCGCAGCGAGGTGACGACGATCGCCGACGTGGCACTCCAGGTCGGCCGTACGGGCAGGGTGACGCCGGTCGCCTTACTCGAGCCGGTCGACGTCGGCGGCGTCACCGTCTCGCGGGCGAGCCTGCACAACCCCGAGGAGATCGCCGAGAAGAACGTCGACGTCGGCGACACCGTTCGCGTCCAGCGGGCAGGCGACGTGATCCCCTACGTCGAGGAGGTCGTCGAGAAGGGAAGCGACAGCCACTACGAACTGCCCGACGCCTGCCCCGTCTGCGACAGTCCGATCGAACGCGAGGGGCCGATCGCCTACTGCACCGGCGGCCTCACGTGCGACGCCCAGCGACGGCGCTCGATCGAGTACTACGCGAGCGACGACGGCCTCGACCTCGAGGGCCTCGGCGAGAAGAGCGTCCGCCAGCTCGTCGACGCCGGACTCGTCGAGCACGTCTCGGACCTCTACGACCTCGAGCGCGAGGACCTCGTCGCCCTCGAGGGATGGGGCGAGACGAGCGCCGAGAACCTGCTTTCCGAACTCGAGGACGGCCGCGAGCCGCCCCTCGCCGACTTCCTCTCGGCGCTCGGAATCCCCCACGTCGGGCCGACGACAGCCCGGGAACTCGCCCGCGAGTTCGGCAGCTTCGAGGCGGTTCGCGAGGCGGCCGAACGCGAACCCGAACGACTCGAGCGCGTCGACGACGTCGGCGAGACGGTCGCCCGGGCGATCCACGACTTCTTCGAGAGTGAAGGGAACGCCGCGGTCGTCGACGACTTGCTCGAGCACGTCTCGCCCCAGCAGACGGAGACGAAAGGCAGGGAGGAACTCGAGGAGCTGACGTTCGTCTTCACCGGATCGCTGTCGACGATGACCCGCGAGGAGGCCCAGGAACTCGTGGAAACCCACGGCGGCGACGCCACGAGCAGCGTCTCGGGGAACACGGACTACCTCGTCGTCGGGGAGAATCCCGGCACGCGAAAGCGCGAGGACGCCGACGAGCACGACGTGCCGGTGGTGGACGAAGACGAGTTCCGCTCGTTGCTCGCAGAGCGCGGGATCGACGTCGACTGA
- the rio1 gene encoding serine/threonine-protein kinase Rio1: MADEFGLVDLEQADTPGDEWEEIDVSDTEADRIARKRDREFEQFEERIKDADQFKVEQSVFDDATFAALYKLVQDGHVEAFGGPISTGKEANVYHALGDDREVAVKIYRINASNFRQMRDYLEGDPRFEGLGGKKKDVVLAWVKKELANLERAQRAGVRVPEPIAAERNVLVMEYIGNEEGRAKRLGEVHVENPQTAYEVLREYMRRLYSAGLIHGDLSEYNVVFHEGQLVVIDLGQAVTVHHPNSRDFLERDCRNVANFFSRQGLDVSGEELLEFVTSPDPDPSRD, encoded by the coding sequence ATGGCAGACGAGTTCGGGCTGGTAGACCTCGAGCAAGCCGACACCCCCGGCGACGAGTGGGAAGAGATCGACGTCTCCGATACGGAGGCGGATCGCATCGCCCGCAAGCGCGACCGGGAGTTCGAACAGTTCGAAGAGCGGATCAAGGACGCAGACCAGTTCAAGGTCGAACAGTCGGTGTTCGACGACGCGACGTTCGCGGCGCTGTACAAGCTCGTCCAGGACGGCCACGTCGAGGCCTTCGGCGGGCCGATCTCCACGGGCAAGGAGGCCAACGTCTACCACGCGCTCGGCGACGACCGCGAGGTCGCCGTCAAGATCTACCGGATCAACGCCTCGAACTTCCGGCAGATGCGCGACTACCTCGAGGGCGACCCCCGCTTCGAGGGGCTCGGCGGAAAGAAAAAAGACGTCGTCCTCGCGTGGGTCAAGAAGGAACTCGCGAACCTGGAACGAGCCCAGCGTGCGGGCGTTCGCGTCCCGGAACCGATCGCTGCAGAGCGTAACGTCCTCGTGATGGAGTACATCGGCAACGAGGAGGGGCGGGCGAAGCGGCTGGGCGAGGTCCACGTCGAGAACCCCCAGACCGCCTACGAGGTGCTCCGGGAGTACATGCGCCGGCTCTACTCGGCCGGGCTGATCCACGGCGACCTGAGCGAGTACAACGTCGTCTTCCACGAGGGCCAACTCGTCGTGATCGACCTCGGGCAGGCGGTGACGGTCCACCACCCCAACAGTCGCGACTTCCTGGAGCGGGACTGCCGGAACGTGGCGAACTTCTTCTCGAGGCAGGGACTGGACGTAAGCGGCGAGGAGTTACTCGAGTTCGTCACGAGCCCCGACCCCGATCCCTCTCGCGACTGA
- a CDS encoding DUF2061 domain-containing protein: MVVTRLLTRSPHQERTRALVKTVLYRAFMVVITVAVAWLVTGSTGDAVSIGLATNLLKTGTYYVYERAWDHISWGV; encoded by the coding sequence ATGGTCGTTACACGGCTCCTCACGCGCTCCCCCCACCAGGAGCGGACCCGGGCACTCGTCAAGACAGTGCTGTACCGGGCGTTCATGGTGGTGATCACCGTCGCCGTCGCGTGGCTGGTGACGGGAAGTACGGGCGACGCCGTGAGCATCGGCCTCGCGACGAACCTCCTGAAGACGGGGACCTACTACGTCTACGAGCGCGCCTGGGATCACATCTCCTGGGGCGTCTAG
- a CDS encoding tryptophan--tRNA ligase — protein MTDTESTTESHATDADFTVTPYAVAGEVDYEKLLERFGADPLTDEQVARFPDHPLVRRRTFYAGRDVDRYLEAAESGDPHAVVTGRGPSGPMHLGHVLPLYLARRLQRETGATVYVPLSDDEKFLAKDQSFEAIGEHARENLRDVLAVGFDPERTRIVVDTADADVVYPIAVRLANHLTPATVEAVYGETDTVGLQFYPAVQATHLLLPQLVAGRQPTLVPIAVDQDPHVRVCRDVAAKEALPVEKPGALLGRFLPSLEGPGKMSSSGDAPSIELTDDPETVAETIRRHAYTGGRASLEEHRERGGDPTVDVPFQYLRFFFEPDDDDLERIAADYREGDLLSGELKELAIERITDFLADHQRRRADLGDLAVELEPYRLTDDERRRALETAGVPRVP, from the coding sequence ATGACTGACACCGAATCCACGACCGAATCGCACGCGACCGACGCCGACTTCACCGTCACGCCCTACGCCGTTGCCGGCGAGGTCGACTACGAGAAACTGCTCGAGCGCTTCGGTGCCGACCCGCTGACCGACGAGCAGGTCGCTCGCTTCCCCGATCACCCGCTGGTCCGCCGTCGGACCTTCTACGCCGGCCGGGACGTCGACCGGTACCTCGAGGCGGCCGAGTCCGGCGACCCCCACGCGGTCGTCACCGGGCGCGGCCCCTCGGGCCCGATGCACCTCGGGCACGTCCTCCCGCTGTATCTCGCGAGACGACTCCAGCGGGAGACGGGGGCGACGGTCTACGTCCCGCTCTCGGACGACGAGAAGTTCCTCGCGAAAGACCAGTCGTTCGAGGCGATCGGCGAGCACGCACGCGAGAACCTCCGTGACGTCCTCGCGGTGGGCTTCGACCCCGAACGGACCCGGATCGTCGTCGACACGGCCGACGCGGACGTCGTCTACCCGATCGCCGTTCGGCTCGCGAACCACCTCACGCCGGCGACCGTCGAGGCGGTCTACGGCGAGACGGACACCGTCGGTCTGCAGTTCTACCCGGCCGTACAGGCGACCCACCTCCTGCTCCCCCAGCTCGTGGCGGGCCGTCAGCCCACCCTCGTCCCCATCGCAGTCGACCAGGATCCCCACGTCCGGGTCTGTCGCGACGTCGCGGCGAAGGAGGCGCTGCCGGTCGAGAAACCGGGTGCGCTACTCGGACGCTTCCTCCCGAGCCTCGAGGGTCCGGGCAAGATGAGTTCGTCCGGCGACGCCCCGTCGATCGAACTCACCGACGACCCCGAGACCGTCGCCGAGACGATCCGCCGTCACGCCTACACCGGCGGCCGGGCCAGCCTCGAGGAACACCGCGAACGCGGCGGTGATCCGACCGTCGACGTCCCGTTCCAGTACCTGCGATTCTTCTTCGAACCCGACGACGACGACCTCGAGCGCATCGCCGCCGACTACCGCGAAGGCGACCTCCTCAGCGGCGAACTGAAGGAACTCGCCATCGAGCGGATCACCGACTTCCTGGCCGACCACCAGCGCCGCCGGGCCGACCTCGGCGACCTCGCTGTCGAACTCGAACCCTACCGGCTCACCGACGACGAACGGCGGCGGGCACTCGAGACGGCGGGAGTTCCTCGAGTCCCCTGA
- a CDS encoding metallophosphoesterase family protein, translated as MHVGIVADTHDNVEAARAATDVFEEEGVEVIVHCGDFVAPPVIDAFEGFELHGVLGNNDGEIAGLEAAFDALGTGSELHGRFADLEFDGLSMAVLHGESLAEVRALADGETYDYVCYGHHHEREHETDGRTTVVNPGAHFPTVPADHRTVAILDTLSESVRFRSVLEE; from the coding sequence ATGCACGTCGGAATCGTCGCGGACACTCACGACAACGTCGAGGCGGCCAGAGCGGCGACGGACGTCTTCGAGGAGGAAGGCGTCGAGGTGATCGTCCACTGTGGCGACTTCGTCGCCCCGCCGGTGATCGACGCCTTCGAGGGCTTCGAACTCCACGGCGTCCTCGGCAACAACGACGGCGAGATCGCGGGTCTCGAGGCCGCGTTCGACGCACTCGGGACCGGAAGCGAACTCCACGGCCGGTTCGCCGACCTCGAGTTCGACGGCCTCTCGATGGCGGTCCTCCACGGGGAATCGCTCGCGGAAGTGCGCGCGCTCGCCGACGGAGAAACGTACGACTACGTCTGTTACGGGCACCACCACGAGCGCGAACACGAGACCGACGGACGGACGACGGTCGTCAACCCCGGTGCACACTTCCCGACCGTTCCGGCCGACCACCGGACCGTCGCGATTCTCGATACGCTGTCGGAGTCGGTCCGGTTCCGGTCTGTCCTCGAGGAGTAG
- a CDS encoding arsenic resistance protein, producing the protein MITSVLERIKANLVPAVVLAIVVGLVSGQFLGPGVESALKAAVVPILFLMVYPMMINLDLRELLKIRRHAGLVGASLVLNFGLAPIVAVGLARLFFAGDPHYAVGLYFIALIPTSGMTAAWTGLAGGDLEGALVAMSVNLLAAVAILPAYLSVLVGADVGFEPAALYRQLAMIIVLPMVAGAVTRWGLLRQYGSDGFRRLKPTFGGLSSFGVVTIVFVAMAMRSESILADPIASFAVIVPLVVFYAIVLGAGSVVGRRLFDSSRAVSLVYATNMRNLSIALAIAAAPGFPPVEAVLPIALAYLLQPPLGAAYMQYRRDVVDDGRSVRDVIATLR; encoded by the coding sequence ATGATCACCAGCGTTCTGGAGCGTATCAAGGCGAATCTCGTCCCTGCAGTCGTCCTCGCGATCGTCGTCGGACTCGTGAGCGGACAGTTCCTCGGGCCCGGCGTCGAGAGCGCCCTGAAGGCGGCTGTCGTGCCGATTCTCTTTCTGATGGTCTACCCGATGATGATCAACCTCGACCTGCGAGAGCTGTTGAAGATCCGTCGGCACGCGGGGCTGGTCGGTGCGAGCCTCGTCCTGAACTTCGGGCTCGCACCGATCGTGGCCGTCGGACTTGCCCGGCTGTTCTTCGCCGGGGACCCCCACTACGCCGTCGGTCTGTACTTCATCGCGCTGATCCCGACCTCGGGGATGACCGCCGCCTGGACCGGACTGGCGGGCGGGGATCTCGAGGGCGCGCTCGTGGCGATGTCGGTCAATCTCCTCGCGGCCGTGGCGATCCTGCCGGCGTATCTGTCGGTGCTGGTCGGCGCGGACGTCGGGTTCGAGCCGGCGGCGCTGTACAGACAGCTCGCGATGATCATCGTGCTCCCGATGGTTGCCGGGGCTGTCACCAGGTGGGGGCTGCTCCGCCAGTACGGATCGGACGGATTCAGGCGACTCAAACCGACGTTCGGCGGACTGAGCTCTTTCGGGGTCGTGACGATCGTGTTCGTCGCGATGGCGATGCGATCAGAGAGCATCCTCGCCGACCCGATCGCGTCGTTCGCCGTGATCGTTCCGCTGGTCGTCTTCTACGCCATCGTCCTCGGGGCCGGTTCGGTCGTCGGTCGCCGCCTGTTTGACTCCTCGCGAGCCGTCTCCCTCGTCTACGCGACGAACATGCGCAACCTCTCGATCGCACTCGCGATCGCCGCAGCACCGGGGTTTCCGCCGGTCGAGGCGGTGCTGCCGATCGCGCTCGCGTACCTCCTCCAGCCGCCCCTCGGGGCGGCGTACATGCAGTATCGTCGCGACGTCGTCGACGACGGGCGCTCGGTCCGGGACGTGATCGCCACGCTGCGCTGA
- a CDS encoding KH domain-containing protein yields the protein MQHVKIPQDRVGALIGEGGETMREIEAEAEVRLDIDSENGSVAVETVGDPVRGLKGPEIVRAIGRGFPPEEALRLLEDDMMLFDVVDIDAASRNKNDMKRQKGRLIGEGGRTRELMEELSGASVVIYGSTLGIIGTPPQVDAVRSAAEMLLDGAPHGAVYSFLEEKHNEMKHQGMQYHRFPGGNS from the coding sequence ATGCAACACGTGAAGATTCCGCAGGACCGCGTCGGGGCCCTCATCGGCGAGGGCGGCGAGACGATGCGCGAGATCGAGGCGGAAGCTGAAGTGCGACTCGACATCGATTCTGAGAACGGTTCCGTCGCCGTCGAGACCGTCGGCGACCCCGTTCGCGGCCTCAAGGGTCCCGAGATCGTCCGCGCGATCGGACGTGGGTTCCCGCCAGAAGAAGCGCTGCGGCTGCTCGAGGACGACATGATGCTGTTCGACGTCGTCGACATCGACGCCGCTTCGCGCAACAAAAACGACATGAAACGACAGAAGGGCCGGCTGATCGGCGAGGGTGGCCGCACTCGCGAACTCATGGAAGAGCTCTCGGGAGCCTCGGTCGTCATCTACGGCTCGACGCTGGGGATCATCGGCACGCCGCCGCAGGTCGACGCCGTCCGCAGCGCCGCCGAGATGCTGCTCGACGGGGCTCCCCACGGCGCGGTCTACTCGTTCCTCGAAGAGAAACACAACGAGATGAAACACCAGGGGATGCAGTACCACCGCTTCCCCGGCGGCAACTCGTAG
- the thsA gene encoding thermosome subunit alpha, with protein MGNQPLIVLSEESQRTSGKDAQSMNITAGKAVAEAVRTTLGPKGMDKMLVDSTGSVVVTNDGVTILKEMDIDHPAANMIVEVAETQEDEVGDGTTSAVVVSGELLKRAEDLLEQDIHASTLAKGYRQAAEEATAALEEIAIEVDEDDTEILTQIAATAMTGKGAENAKDLLSDLVVDAVRTVADDDGIDTDNVKVEKVVGGSIDESELVEGVIVDKERVSENMPYFVEDASVAIVDDALEIKETEIDAEVNVTDPDQLQQFLDQEEAQLREMVDELVDVGADVVFVDGGIDDMAQHYLAQEGILAVRRVKSSDASRIARSTGATPVSSVDDITEDDLGFAGNVAQRDVGGDQRIFVEDVEDAKAVTLILRGGTEHVIDEVDRAIEDSLGVVRTTIEDGKVLAGGGAPETELSLALRDYADSVGGREQLAIEAFADALEVVPRTLAENAGLDPIDSLVELRSEHDAEETGAGLDAYTGDVIDMEGEGVYEPLRVKTQAIESATEAAVMLLRIDDVIAAGELKGGKTGDDDDDDMPAGGPGGMGGGMGGMGGMGGMGGAM; from the coding sequence ATGGGCAACCAGCCCCTCATCGTTCTCTCGGAGGAGAGCCAGCGAACCTCCGGAAAGGATGCACAGTCGATGAACATTACGGCCGGCAAGGCCGTCGCCGAAGCCGTACGGACGACACTCGGCCCGAAAGGGATGGACAAGATGCTCGTCGACTCGACGGGCTCTGTCGTCGTCACGAACGACGGCGTCACCATCCTCAAGGAGATGGACATCGACCACCCGGCGGCCAACATGATCGTCGAGGTCGCCGAGACCCAGGAGGACGAGGTCGGTGACGGCACCACCTCGGCCGTCGTCGTCTCCGGCGAACTGCTCAAGCGTGCCGAGGACCTCCTCGAGCAGGACATCCACGCCTCTACCCTCGCGAAGGGGTACCGCCAGGCCGCCGAAGAGGCCACGGCGGCCCTCGAGGAGATCGCGATCGAGGTCGACGAGGACGACACCGAGATCCTCACCCAGATCGCCGCCACGGCGATGACGGGCAAGGGTGCCGAGAACGCCAAGGACCTGCTGTCCGACCTCGTCGTCGACGCCGTCCGGACGGTCGCCGACGACGACGGCATCGACACGGACAACGTCAAAGTCGAGAAGGTCGTCGGCGGCTCGATCGACGAGTCCGAACTCGTCGAGGGCGTCATCGTCGACAAGGAGCGCGTCTCCGAGAACATGCCCTACTTCGTCGAGGACGCGTCGGTCGCGATCGTCGACGACGCGCTCGAGATCAAAGAGACCGAGATCGACGCCGAGGTCAACGTCACCGATCCCGACCAGCTCCAGCAGTTCCTCGACCAGGAAGAGGCCCAGCTCCGGGAGATGGTCGACGAACTCGTCGACGTCGGTGCGGACGTCGTCTTCGTCGACGGCGGCATCGACGACATGGCCCAGCACTACCTCGCCCAGGAGGGCATCCTCGCGGTCCGTCGCGTCAAGTCCTCCGACGCCAGCCGTATCGCCCGATCCACCGGCGCGACGCCCGTCTCGAGCGTCGACGACATCACCGAGGACGACCTCGGCTTCGCCGGTAACGTCGCTCAGCGCGACGTCGGCGGCGACCAGCGCATCTTCGTCGAGGACGTCGAGGACGCCAAGGCCGTCACGCTGATCCTCCGCGGCGGCACCGAGCACGTCATCGATGAGGTCGACCGCGCCATCGAGGACTCGCTGGGCGTGGTCCGCACGACGATCGAGGACGGCAAAGTGCTCGCTGGCGGCGGCGCACCCGAGACCGAACTCTCGCTCGCGCTGCGTGACTACGCCGACTCCGTCGGTGGCCGCGAGCAGCTGGCCATCGAGGCGTTCGCCGACGCCCTCGAGGTCGTCCCGCGCACCCTCGCGGAGAACGCCGGGCTGGACCCCATCGACTCGCTGGTCGAACTGCGCAGCGAACACGACGCCGAGGAGACGGGTGCCGGCCTCGACGCCTACACCGGCGACGTCATCGACATGGAAGGCGAGGGCGTCTACGAGCCCCTGCGCGTGAAGACCCAGGCGATCGAATCGGCCACCGAGGCCGCCGTCATGCTGCTTCGCATCGACGACGTCATCGCCGCCGGCGAACTCAAAGGCGGCAAGACCGGCGACGACGATGACGACGACATGCCCGCCGGCGGCCCCGGTGGTATGGGCGGCGGCATGGGCGGTATGGGCGGCATGGGCGGCATGGGCGGCGCGATGTAA
- a CDS encoding ornithine cyclodeaminase family protein — protein MKTLLLDSDDVDENTRMADVIQAIEDAFAAYEHGNAQMPAKSYIELPQYNGDFRSMPAYLDAGEWDAAGLKWVNVHPDNPADHDLPTVMGTMIYSDPETAFPLAIIDGTALTMKRTGAAAAVATDHLAVEDARSLGIVGAGVQSYTQLEAIAEVRPIEEVVVSDVDDERVQRFVDAYGDEFDVRGGSIAEAGHCDVLSTVTPVEDPIVSPDDVGEHTHVNAMGADAEGKHELADDLLLGATVVIDDHEQCTHSGEINVPYAEGVLTDEDIDAEIGEIVVGEREGRTAETGVTVFDSTGLAIQDVAAAHVVYAQAADEGNGSPFDLVGVDE, from the coding sequence ATGAAGACGCTACTTCTGGACAGCGACGACGTTGACGAGAACACTCGGATGGCGGACGTCATCCAGGCGATCGAGGACGCCTTCGCCGCCTACGAGCACGGCAACGCACAGATGCCGGCGAAGTCCTACATCGAACTGCCCCAGTACAACGGCGACTTCCGGTCGATGCCCGCGTACCTGGACGCGGGCGAGTGGGACGCCGCGGGGCTGAAATGGGTCAACGTCCACCCGGACAACCCCGCCGACCACGACCTCCCGACGGTGATGGGGACGATGATCTACTCCGATCCCGAGACGGCGTTCCCGCTCGCGATCATCGACGGGACGGCGCTGACGATGAAACGGACCGGTGCCGCCGCCGCGGTCGCCACCGACCACCTCGCCGTCGAGGACGCCCGGAGTCTGGGGATCGTCGGTGCCGGCGTCCAGTCGTACACGCAACTCGAGGCCATCGCCGAGGTCCGACCGATCGAGGAGGTCGTCGTCAGCGACGTCGACGACGAGCGCGTCCAGCGGTTCGTCGACGCCTACGGCGACGAGTTCGACGTCCGCGGCGGGTCGATCGCCGAGGCAGGCCACTGCGACGTCCTCTCGACGGTGACGCCCGTCGAAGACCCCATCGTCAGTCCGGACGACGTCGGCGAACACACCCACGTCAACGCGATGGGTGCCGACGCCGAGGGCAAACACGAACTCGCCGACGATCTCCTCCTCGGGGCGACGGTCGTCATCGACGACCACGAGCAGTGTACCCACTCCGGCGAGATCAACGTCCCCTACGCCGAGGGCGTCCTCACCGACGAGGACATCGACGCCGAAATCGGCGAGATCGTCGTCGGCGAGCGCGAGGGCCGCACGGCCGAGACCGGCGTCACCGTCTTCGACTCGACCGGGCTGGCGATCCAGGACGTCGCCGCCGCCCACGTCGTCTACGCCCAGGCCGCAGACGAAGGTAACGGCTCGCCGTTCGATCTCGTCGGCGTCGACGAGTAA
- a CDS encoding YqjF family protein, producing MTSTRERPRIERWRSRARPSATPRTPHLFAMTWRDGLFAHWPVDPDRLRPHVPEPLELDTYDGTAWVSVLPFVLARVGVRGSPAMFRLAFPELNVRTYVRYGDDAGLFFFDVEVGSAFVASAIGRTTRLPVYRARMHVAGTDGRVAFSSSRPDADDLARFSATYRPDGPVSHAEPGSLEHWLTARRRFYAPRDGSVLTAEIAHAPWPLQPAAVTIHENTLLEANGLPEPEGEAIYQYCGELEMTGSIARRIRDR from the coding sequence ATGACCTCCACGCGAGAACGACCGCGGATCGAACGCTGGCGATCGAGGGCACGACCGTCGGCGACGCCGCGAACTCCACACCTCTTCGCGATGACGTGGCGAGACGGGCTGTTCGCACACTGGCCCGTCGATCCCGATCGGCTGCGACCACACGTGCCGGAGCCGCTCGAGCTCGACACGTACGACGGGACCGCGTGGGTGAGCGTCCTGCCGTTCGTCCTCGCTCGAGTCGGCGTCCGCGGGTCGCCCGCAATGTTTCGGCTCGCGTTTCCGGAACTCAACGTCCGAACCTACGTCCGATACGGGGACGACGCGGGACTGTTCTTCTTCGACGTCGAAGTCGGAAGCGCGTTCGTCGCGAGCGCGATCGGCCGGACGACCCGACTGCCGGTGTACCGCGCCCGGATGCACGTCGCGGGTACCGACGGCCGCGTCGCGTTCTCGAGTTCGCGCCCCGACGCCGACGACCTCGCCCGGTTTTCGGCGACGTACCGACCCGACGGACCGGTCTCCCACGCCGAACCCGGCTCGCTCGAACACTGGCTTACCGCGCGTCGTCGCTTCTACGCACCTCGAGACGGGAGCGTGTTGACCGCCGAAATCGCCCACGCGCCGTGGCCACTCCAGCCCGCCGCGGTGACGATCCACGAGAACACGCTCCTCGAGGCCAACGGGCTGCCGGAGCCAGAAGGCGAGGCGATCTACCAGTACTGCGGCGAACTCGAGATGACAGGGTCGATCGCGCGTCGAATCCGCGACCGGTAA
- a CDS encoding DUF7535 family protein codes for MSRADADEDESKAKRALRTVTPSYSGRPNVEMDVIGWSILLGMILVLLPMLPFLVALWLLGKLLDALTRSPGTE; via the coding sequence ATGAGCCGCGCGGATGCCGACGAGGACGAGTCGAAGGCGAAGCGAGCGTTGCGTACGGTCACTCCGTCGTACAGCGGCCGGCCGAACGTCGAGATGGACGTTATCGGGTGGAGCATCCTGCTCGGCATGATCCTCGTTCTGTTGCCCATGCTGCCGTTTCTCGTCGCGCTCTGGCTGCTCGGCAAGCTCCTCGACGCACTCACTCGAAGCCCGGGCACAGAATGA